From the Clavibacter phaseoli genome, one window contains:
- the rho gene encoding transcription termination factor Rho — protein sequence MTDVDTRATTADLSALRVSQLQAIASELGIPGGSKLRKGELVTAISEIQAARGLTVPADATAPEAAAPAEASEATPAVAEPAAVVEEAPTSEPVVADAAPTADAAPTAEAAPVADAAPAADATPAEQPARSGRGSRRASTARIVPERIAEPVDAPAAVEPAGTGLEARIAEATSGRTQEPRTEAPRAEQPRTEAPAGRRGSRRATSSGVVDPAAEAPRQAAQHVNSGQTADQLVPADAEAPAAEAPAEEQAPAQRSGRGRRRGGRDAQDGADRGAAQDAPAQDAADEAPAASEQADAPRDERDADDQGGRRDEQGREGREGGRNRSRNRRNRDRGRDQDDQQQGGRDQAPRDQAPREQDADDEAQEEARTGRQRQSGRGQGDRTQDVRADQARADLGRDDDRGGRSRYRDRKRGRGQGGDDFEPEVTEDDVLLPVAGILDVLDNYAFVRTSGYLPGTNDVYVSLGQVKKHSLRKGDAIVGAIRQPRENDSQSRQKYNAIVKIDSVNGLPPEEAVNRVEFGKLTPLYPQDRLSLETEPAKLTTRIIDLVSPIGKGQRGLIVSPPKAGKTLVLQAIANAIATNNPEVHLMVVLVDERPEEVTDMQRTVKGEVIASTFDRPAEDHTTVAELAIERAKRLVELGHDVVVLLDSITRLGRAYNLAAPASGRILSGGVDSSALYPPKRFFGAARNIEHGGSLTILATALVETGSKMDEVIFEEFKGTGNMELRLSRALADKRIFPAVDVNASGTRREEMLMGADEVKVTWKLRRALAGLEQQQALEIVLSRLKETTSNVEFLMKVQASMPNTGNGVSHQSHGHGAHEKG from the coding sequence ATGACCGATGTCGACACCCGCGCCACCACCGCGGACCTGAGCGCGCTCCGCGTCTCCCAGCTCCAGGCGATCGCCTCCGAGCTCGGGATCCCGGGCGGCTCCAAGCTCCGGAAGGGCGAGCTCGTGACCGCGATCTCCGAGATCCAGGCAGCCCGGGGGCTCACCGTCCCCGCCGACGCGACGGCCCCCGAGGCCGCCGCGCCCGCCGAGGCGAGCGAGGCGACCCCCGCGGTCGCCGAGCCCGCCGCCGTCGTCGAGGAGGCCCCCACCTCGGAGCCCGTCGTCGCCGACGCCGCCCCGACGGCCGACGCCGCCCCGACCGCGGAGGCCGCTCCCGTCGCAGATGCCGCCCCGGCCGCGGACGCGACCCCCGCCGAGCAGCCCGCGCGCTCCGGCCGCGGATCCCGCCGCGCCAGCACCGCCCGCATCGTGCCCGAGCGCATCGCGGAGCCCGTCGATGCGCCCGCCGCGGTCGAGCCCGCCGGCACCGGCCTCGAGGCCCGCATCGCCGAGGCCACGAGCGGCCGCACGCAGGAGCCCCGCACCGAGGCACCCCGCGCCGAGCAGCCCCGCACCGAGGCGCCCGCCGGACGCCGCGGATCCCGCCGCGCCACGAGCTCCGGCGTCGTGGACCCCGCCGCCGAGGCCCCGCGCCAGGCCGCGCAGCACGTGAACAGCGGCCAGACCGCCGACCAGCTCGTCCCCGCCGACGCCGAGGCGCCCGCCGCCGAGGCGCCCGCCGAGGAGCAGGCCCCCGCTCAGCGCTCCGGCCGCGGCCGTCGCCGCGGAGGCCGCGACGCCCAGGACGGCGCCGACCGCGGCGCCGCGCAGGACGCCCCCGCGCAGGACGCCGCCGACGAGGCCCCCGCCGCGTCCGAGCAGGCCGACGCGCCGCGTGACGAGCGCGACGCCGACGACCAGGGCGGACGCCGCGACGAGCAGGGCCGCGAGGGTCGCGAGGGCGGCCGCAACCGCAGCCGCAACCGCCGCAACCGCGACCGCGGTCGCGACCAGGACGACCAGCAGCAGGGCGGCCGCGACCAGGCGCCCCGCGACCAGGCCCCGCGCGAGCAGGACGCCGACGACGAGGCTCAGGAGGAGGCCCGCACGGGTCGCCAGCGCCAGAGCGGCCGCGGCCAGGGCGACCGCACGCAGGACGTGCGCGCCGACCAGGCCCGCGCCGACCTCGGCCGCGACGACGACCGCGGCGGCCGCAGCCGGTACCGCGACCGCAAGCGCGGCCGCGGCCAGGGCGGCGACGACTTCGAGCCCGAGGTCACCGAGGACGACGTCCTCCTGCCCGTCGCGGGCATCCTCGACGTGCTCGACAACTACGCGTTCGTCCGCACGAGCGGCTACCTGCCCGGCACGAACGACGTCTACGTCTCGCTCGGCCAGGTCAAGAAGCACTCGCTGCGCAAGGGCGATGCCATCGTCGGCGCGATCCGCCAGCCGCGCGAGAACGACAGCCAGAGCCGCCAGAAGTACAACGCGATCGTGAAGATCGACTCGGTCAACGGCCTGCCGCCCGAGGAGGCGGTGAACCGCGTCGAGTTCGGCAAGCTCACGCCGCTCTACCCGCAGGACCGCCTCAGCCTCGAGACCGAGCCGGCCAAGCTGACCACGCGGATCATCGACCTCGTGTCGCCGATCGGCAAGGGCCAGCGCGGCCTCATCGTCTCGCCGCCCAAGGCCGGCAAGACGCTCGTGCTCCAGGCCATCGCGAACGCCATCGCCACCAACAACCCCGAGGTCCACCTCATGGTCGTGCTGGTCGACGAGCGTCCCGAGGAGGTCACCGACATGCAGCGCACGGTGAAGGGCGAGGTCATCGCCTCGACCTTCGACCGTCCCGCCGAGGACCACACCACGGTCGCCGAGCTCGCCATCGAGCGCGCCAAGCGCCTCGTGGAGCTCGGCCACGACGTGGTCGTGCTGCTCGACTCCATCACCCGCCTCGGCCGCGCGTACAACCTCGCGGCGCCCGCGTCGGGCCGGATCCTCTCGGGCGGCGTCGACTCGTCGGCGCTCTACCCGCCGAAGCGCTTCTTCGGCGCCGCGCGCAACATCGAGCACGGCGGATCGCTCACGATCCTCGCCACGGCGCTCGTCGAGACCGGATCCAAGATGGACGAGGTCATCTTCGAGGAGTTCAAGGGCACCGGCAACATGGAGCTCCGACTCTCGCGCGCCCTCGCCGACAAGCGGATCTTCCCCGCCGTCGACGTCAACGCCTCCGGCACGCGCCGCGAGGAGATGCTCATGGGCGCCGACGAGGTCAAGGTCACCTGGAAGCTGCGCCGCGCCCTCGCCGGGCTCGAGCAGCAGCAGGCCCTCGAGATCGTCCTCAGCCGCCTCAAGGAGACGACCTCCAACGTCGAGTTCCTCATGAAGGTCCAGGCCTCCATGCCCAATACCGGCAACGGCGTGTCCCACCAGAGCCACGGGCACGGCGCGCACGAGAAGGGCTGA
- the thrB gene encoding homoserine kinase, which yields MRSALATGRRVQVRVPATSANLGPGFDTLGLALALYDDLTVTVRDAPGATVDVRGVGAGEVPTDERNLVVTAIAHTFAAFDQPMPGLDLVAENRIPHGRGLGSSGAAIVSGIMAAQGLLAGTVEIDADALLRLATEMEGHPDNVAPALFGGLTIAWVDGQGPQHKKLAVHRGVSPLVLVPVATMSTALARSLQPESVPHEDAIFNVSRSALLIAALIQSPELLLAATEDRLHQDYRAAAMPETNELVHLLRERGYAAVVSGAGPSLLVLGSDPGQRLTAAELVAERSANPWTALMLAVDVKGSTVQVVDEGSAPAA from the coding sequence ATGCGATCGGCGCTCGCGACCGGCCGCCGCGTCCAGGTGCGCGTGCCCGCGACGAGCGCCAACCTCGGCCCCGGCTTCGACACGCTCGGCCTCGCGCTCGCGCTGTACGACGACCTCACGGTGACGGTGCGCGACGCGCCCGGCGCCACGGTCGACGTGCGCGGCGTGGGCGCGGGCGAGGTGCCGACCGACGAGCGGAACCTCGTCGTCACGGCCATCGCCCACACGTTCGCCGCCTTCGACCAGCCGATGCCCGGCCTCGACCTCGTGGCGGAGAACCGGATCCCGCACGGCCGCGGCCTCGGGTCCTCGGGCGCCGCCATCGTGTCCGGGATCATGGCGGCCCAGGGCCTCCTCGCCGGCACGGTCGAGATCGACGCCGACGCGCTGCTCCGCCTCGCCACCGAGATGGAGGGCCACCCCGACAACGTCGCGCCCGCGCTCTTCGGCGGCCTCACCATCGCGTGGGTCGACGGCCAGGGCCCGCAGCACAAGAAGCTCGCCGTGCACCGCGGCGTCTCGCCGCTCGTGCTGGTGCCGGTCGCGACCATGTCCACGGCGCTCGCGCGCAGCCTGCAGCCGGAGTCCGTGCCGCACGAGGACGCGATCTTCAACGTGTCGCGCTCGGCGCTGCTCATCGCGGCGCTCATCCAGAGCCCCGAGCTGCTGCTGGCGGCCACCGAGGACCGGCTGCACCAGGACTACCGCGCCGCCGCGATGCCCGAGACGAACGAGCTCGTGCACCTGCTGCGCGAGCGCGGCTACGCGGCCGTCGTCTCCGGCGCGGGTCCTTCGCTCCTCGTCCTCGGCAGCGACCCGGGCCAGCGCCTCACGGCCGCCGAGCTCGTCGCCGAGCGCAGCGCGAACCCGTGGACCGCGCTCATGCTCGCCGTCGACGTCAAGGGCTCGACCGTCCAGGTCGTCGACGAGGGATCCGCGCCCGCCGCCTAG
- the thrC gene encoding threonine synthase, with protein sequence MAHQWRGLLREYADRLDVTDATPIITLGEGGTPLIPAPALSARTGAKVWVKYEGMNPTGSFKDRGMTMAISKAVEHGAKAVICASTGNTSASAAAYATHAGITAAVLVPEGKIAMGKLSQAVAHDAQLLQVRGNFDDCLDIARELSANYPVHLVNSVNNDRIEGQKTGAFEVVEVLGDAPDFHLIPVGNAGNYTAYTRGYREDLEAGNATKLPRMFGFQAAGSAPIVDGAIVKDPDTIASAIRIGNPASWKLALEAQLLTDGYFGAISDAKILEAHRILSAEVGIFVEPASAISVAGLLERAEAGQIPKGATVVLTVTGHGLKDPQWALRTADGSDVAPTSVGVDIAEIAGVLDLVAS encoded by the coding sequence ATGGCCCACCAATGGCGCGGACTGCTCCGCGAATACGCCGACCGACTCGACGTCACGGACGCCACCCCGATCATCACGCTCGGCGAGGGCGGCACGCCGCTCATCCCCGCGCCCGCGCTGTCCGCCCGCACGGGCGCGAAGGTCTGGGTCAAGTACGAGGGCATGAACCCGACGGGGTCCTTCAAGGACCGCGGGATGACCATGGCGATCTCGAAGGCCGTCGAGCACGGCGCGAAGGCCGTCATCTGCGCGTCGACCGGCAACACCTCGGCGTCGGCCGCGGCGTACGCGACGCACGCGGGCATCACGGCCGCCGTGCTCGTGCCCGAGGGCAAGATCGCGATGGGCAAGCTCAGCCAGGCCGTCGCCCACGACGCGCAGCTGCTCCAGGTGCGCGGCAACTTCGACGACTGCCTCGACATCGCGCGCGAGCTCAGCGCGAACTACCCGGTGCACCTCGTCAACTCGGTCAACAACGACCGCATCGAGGGCCAGAAGACGGGCGCGTTCGAGGTCGTCGAGGTGCTCGGCGACGCGCCCGACTTCCACCTCATCCCCGTCGGCAACGCCGGCAACTACACGGCGTACACGCGCGGCTACCGCGAGGACCTCGAGGCGGGCAACGCCACGAAGCTGCCCCGCATGTTCGGCTTCCAGGCCGCGGGCAGCGCGCCCATCGTCGACGGCGCCATCGTGAAGGACCCCGACACGATCGCCAGCGCGATCCGCATCGGCAACCCCGCGTCGTGGAAGCTCGCCCTCGAGGCGCAGCTGCTCACCGACGGGTACTTCGGCGCGATCTCCGACGCCAAGATCCTCGAGGCGCACCGCATCCTCTCCGCGGAGGTCGGCATCTTCGTCGAGCCCGCGTCGGCCATCAGCGTCGCCGGGCTCCTCGAGCGCGCCGAGGCCGGCCAGATCCCGAAGGGCGCGACGGTCGTCCTCACGGTCACGGGCCACGGCCTCAAGGACCCGCAGTGGGCGCTCCGCACCGCGGACGGCTCGGACGTCGCCCCCACGAGCGTGGGCGTCGACATCGCCGAGATCGCGGGCGTGCTCGACCTGGTCGCGTCGTGA
- a CDS encoding homoserine dehydrogenase has protein sequence MIEYRNLRVALLGCGSVGTQVARLMREHGDELAQRVGARLELVGIAVRDQDAPRDPSVPRELLTTDAESLILGADIVIELMGGIEPARAHILAAISSGADVVTANKALLATHGPELFEAAEQVGAQLYYEAAVAGAIPIIRPLRDSLAGDRVERILGIVNGTTNYILDEMDAHGLGFDEALATATELGYAEADPTADIEGYDAAQKAAILASLAFHTRVPVEAVHREGITGLSAAQFDSARKAGYVIKLLAICERLTDPATGRDAVSARVYPALVPRDHPLAAVHGANNAVFVEAEAAGDLMFYGAGAGGVQTASAVLGDVVSAARRHVVGGPGVAESTHADLETLPVGAITTQYQITLQVADEPGVLARIAHLFSEHGVSVETLEQTTHQAPVAGGAGDRPTASLVIGTHRATDAALRATVDAVSNLDAVTAVASVLRVEGA, from the coding sequence ATGATCGAGTACCGGAACCTGCGCGTCGCCCTGCTGGGCTGCGGCTCGGTCGGCACCCAGGTGGCGCGCCTCATGCGGGAGCACGGCGACGAGCTGGCGCAGCGCGTGGGCGCGCGGCTCGAGCTCGTGGGCATCGCGGTCCGCGACCAGGACGCGCCGCGCGACCCGTCGGTGCCGCGCGAGCTGCTCACCACGGACGCCGAGTCGCTCATCCTCGGCGCCGACATCGTCATCGAGCTGATGGGCGGCATCGAGCCGGCCCGGGCCCACATCCTCGCGGCCATCTCCTCCGGCGCCGACGTCGTCACGGCCAACAAGGCGCTGCTCGCGACGCACGGCCCCGAGCTCTTCGAGGCCGCCGAGCAGGTCGGCGCGCAGCTCTACTACGAGGCCGCTGTGGCCGGCGCGATCCCCATCATCCGGCCCCTCCGCGACAGCCTCGCGGGCGACCGGGTCGAGCGGATCCTCGGCATCGTCAACGGCACGACGAACTACATCCTCGACGAGATGGACGCCCATGGGCTCGGCTTCGACGAGGCCCTCGCGACCGCCACGGAGCTCGGCTACGCGGAGGCGGATCCCACGGCCGACATCGAGGGCTACGACGCCGCCCAGAAGGCCGCCATCCTCGCGAGCCTCGCCTTCCACACGCGCGTGCCGGTCGAGGCCGTGCACCGCGAGGGCATCACGGGCCTGTCGGCCGCGCAGTTCGACTCCGCCCGCAAGGCCGGCTACGTGATCAAGCTGCTCGCCATCTGCGAGCGCCTCACGGATCCCGCCACCGGCCGCGACGCCGTCTCCGCGCGCGTCTACCCGGCGCTCGTGCCGCGCGACCACCCGCTCGCCGCGGTGCACGGCGCGAACAACGCCGTGTTCGTCGAGGCCGAGGCCGCGGGCGACCTCATGTTCTACGGCGCGGGCGCCGGGGGAGTGCAGACCGCGTCCGCCGTCCTCGGCGACGTCGTCTCGGCCGCGCGGCGCCACGTCGTCGGCGGCCCGGGCGTCGCCGAGTCGACGCACGCCGACCTCGAGACGCTGCCCGTCGGCGCCATCACGACCCAGTACCAGATCACGCTGCAGGTGGCGGACGAGCCGGGCGTGCTCGCCCGCATCGCGCACCTGTTCAGCGAGCACGGCGTCTCCGTGGAGACGCTCGAGCAGACCACGCACCAGGCCCCCGTGGCGGGAGGGGCGGGCGACCGGCCCACCGCTAGCCTGGTGATCGGCACGCACCGCGCCACCGACGCGGCCCTCCGGGCCACCGTCGACGCGGTCTCGAACCTCGACGCGGTGACGGCAGTCGCGAGCGTCCTCCGAGTAGAAGGAGCCTGA
- a CDS encoding diaminopimelate decarboxylase family protein produces MTANPLAPSWLRPPDDANALDPAVWSRGAARDDDGVLRIAGVPAPELAARFGTPLYVMDEDDVRARAAETLAAFTREAAAVGTSARVYYAGKAFLSIEVARWMVEEGLHIDVCSGGELAVALAAGADPSRLGFHGNNKSVAEIDRAVGAGIGQVVIDSAIEVERVAAAAAAHGRVQSVRLRVNSGVHAHTHEYLATAREDQKFGITLADAPDLVARIRSHSSLSFTGLHAHIGSQIFETDAFVESARRLLDLHERLLADGPVPELNLGGGFGIAYTSVDRPVPVPEIARRLARIVGDECGRRGIAVPVIAVEPGRSIVGPSTVTLYSVGTVKDVLVTVGGVDGAVAEAESATGDVEDPRVAEEAETAVRRYVSVDGGMSDNARPALYGADYSVRIAGRASAADPALVRIAGKHCESGDLVVLADYLPGDVRPADLLAVPATGAYCWALASNYNWIGRPPVVAVRDGEARVIVRGETEADLLARDMGTPAAASPDVNGAR; encoded by the coding sequence GTGACCGCGAACCCGCTGGCCCCGTCCTGGCTGCGGCCGCCCGACGACGCGAACGCGCTGGATCCGGCCGTCTGGTCCCGCGGCGCCGCCCGCGACGACGACGGAGTCCTCCGCATCGCGGGCGTGCCCGCGCCCGAGCTGGCCGCGCGCTTCGGCACGCCGCTGTACGTGATGGACGAGGACGACGTCCGCGCCCGCGCCGCCGAGACGCTCGCCGCGTTCACCCGCGAGGCCGCGGCCGTCGGCACGAGCGCGCGCGTCTACTACGCGGGCAAGGCGTTCCTCAGCATCGAGGTCGCGAGGTGGATGGTCGAGGAGGGCCTCCACATCGACGTCTGCTCCGGCGGGGAGCTCGCCGTCGCGCTCGCGGCCGGCGCGGATCCCTCCCGCCTCGGCTTCCACGGCAACAACAAGTCGGTCGCCGAGATCGACCGCGCGGTGGGCGCGGGGATCGGCCAGGTCGTCATCGACAGCGCCATCGAGGTGGAGCGCGTCGCCGCCGCGGCCGCCGCGCACGGCCGCGTGCAGTCCGTGCGCCTCCGCGTGAACAGCGGCGTGCACGCCCACACGCACGAGTACCTCGCCACCGCCCGCGAGGACCAGAAGTTCGGGATCACGCTCGCCGACGCGCCGGACCTCGTCGCCCGCATCCGGTCGCACTCGTCCCTCTCCTTCACGGGCCTGCACGCGCACATCGGCAGTCAGATCTTCGAGACCGACGCCTTCGTCGAGTCCGCCCGCCGGCTCCTCGACCTGCACGAGCGACTGCTCGCCGACGGACCCGTCCCCGAGCTCAACCTCGGCGGCGGCTTCGGCATCGCGTACACGTCGGTCGACCGGCCGGTGCCCGTGCCGGAGATCGCCCGGCGCCTCGCGCGCATCGTCGGCGACGAGTGCGGCCGGCGGGGGATCGCGGTGCCCGTCATCGCGGTCGAGCCCGGCCGCAGCATCGTCGGACCCTCCACCGTCACCCTCTACTCGGTCGGCACCGTCAAGGACGTGCTCGTGACCGTGGGCGGCGTCGACGGCGCGGTCGCGGAGGCCGAGTCGGCGACGGGCGACGTCGAGGACCCGCGCGTCGCGGAGGAGGCCGAGACCGCCGTCCGCCGCTACGTGAGCGTCGACGGCGGCATGAGCGACAACGCGCGGCCCGCCCTCTACGGCGCCGACTACTCCGTGCGGATCGCGGGCCGCGCCTCGGCCGCGGATCCCGCGCTCGTGCGCATCGCCGGCAAGCACTGCGAGAGCGGCGACCTCGTCGTCCTCGCCGACTACCTGCCGGGCGACGTCCGCCCGGCCGACCTCCTCGCCGTCCCCGCGACCGGCGCCTACTGCTGGGCGCTCGCGAGCAACTACAACTGGATCGGCCGCCCGCCCGTCGTCGCCGTGCGCGACGGCGAGGCGCGCGTCATCGTCCGCGGCGAGACCGAGGCCGACCTGCTGGCCCGCGACATGGGCACGCCCGCGGCCGCATCCCCCGACGTGAACGGAGCACGATGA
- a CDS encoding DUF2993 domain-containing protein translates to MAGRFQGTEVFEAPERRDPREARRRRRGPRGGTVFIWLLVLAVIGVGLAFGLRIVDQTVRGVAEDQAEKQIADQLPGQITGRVNVSIEGEWVIPQLIRGTLDRVVLDGPNLQADGTPFQAHIVATDVPTDQERTVGDVVATVSMDQDPASALLAKTAGTPPDLRFGDGTLGYSGSTRVLGLTLGYTVAAEPVLRDGSTVVITPAQVELQAGSLKVDLAQTIQGIRDITYPVCVAQYLPAGVQVQDVTVADGRASMTVRSSSVKLTRDSLGVTGSCG, encoded by the coding sequence ATGGCGGGGCGGTTCCAGGGCACGGAGGTCTTCGAGGCGCCCGAGCGCCGCGACCCGCGGGAGGCCCGCCGCCGCCGTCGCGGCCCGCGCGGCGGCACGGTGTTCATCTGGCTCCTCGTGCTCGCCGTGATCGGCGTGGGGCTCGCCTTCGGGCTGCGGATCGTCGACCAGACCGTGCGCGGCGTCGCCGAGGACCAGGCGGAGAAGCAGATCGCCGACCAGCTGCCCGGCCAGATCACGGGACGCGTGAACGTCTCGATCGAGGGCGAGTGGGTCATTCCGCAGCTCATCCGCGGCACGCTCGACCGCGTCGTGCTCGACGGCCCGAACCTCCAGGCCGACGGCACGCCGTTCCAGGCGCACATCGTCGCGACCGACGTGCCGACCGACCAGGAGCGCACCGTGGGGGACGTGGTCGCGACCGTGTCGATGGACCAGGATCCGGCGAGCGCCCTGCTCGCGAAGACCGCCGGCACGCCGCCCGACCTGCGCTTCGGCGACGGCACGCTCGGCTACTCCGGGTCCACGCGGGTGCTCGGCCTCACGCTCGGCTACACCGTGGCCGCGGAGCCGGTCCTGCGCGACGGATCGACGGTCGTGATCACGCCCGCGCAGGTCGAGCTGCAGGCGGGGTCGCTGAAGGTCGACCTCGCGCAGACCATCCAGGGGATCCGCGACATCACCTACCCCGTGTGCGTCGCGCAGTACCTCCCCGCGGGCGTCCAGGTGCAGGACGTGACCGTCGCCGACGGACGCGCGTCGATGACCGTGCGGTCGTCCTCGGTGAAGCTCACGCGCGACTCGCTCGGCGTCACCGGCAGCTGCGGCTAG
- the argS gene encoding arginine--tRNA ligase: MTTPDLTGALFEIVARTAGRRPGGDALVLSPEMVVLERPRNRDHGDWATNIAMRIAKPLGEDPRALAADIAAALGELPQVAKVDVAGPGFINITLEAAAAGALARTIVDAGPAYGRGTTLAGIRINLEFVSANPTGPIHLGGVRWAAVGDSLARILQAEGADVTREYYFNDHGSQIDRFARSLLASHLGEETPEDGYGGAYIGEIAERVVEGYDGDIDALSREEQQEVFRSAGTELMFGEIKQKLHDFGVDFDVFFHEDSLHESGAVDRAVARLRELGHVFEEDGAVWLRTTTFGDDRDRVVIRSTGEPAYISGDLGYYLDKRERGFEQNIIMLGADHHGYVGRMMAMAEAFGDTPGVNLQILIGQMVNLLRDGEPVKMSKRAGTIVTLDDLVDAVGVDAGRYSLVRSSADQNLDIDLAVLGKRTNDNPVFYVQYAHARTCAVDRNAAASGVDRSAFAPELLTHPTESALLGLLQEFPRIVAQAAELREPHRVARYIEELAGSYHRWYDSCRVVPRGDEEVTDLHRTRLWLNDAVRQVVANGLDLVGVSAPERM; the protein is encoded by the coding sequence ATGACGACCCCCGACCTGACCGGCGCCCTGTTCGAGATCGTGGCCCGGACGGCAGGACGACGACCGGGGGGCGACGCCCTCGTCCTCAGCCCCGAGATGGTCGTGCTCGAGCGCCCGCGCAACCGCGACCACGGCGACTGGGCCACCAACATCGCCATGCGGATCGCGAAGCCGCTGGGCGAGGACCCGCGCGCGCTGGCGGCCGACATCGCCGCGGCGCTCGGCGAGCTGCCGCAGGTCGCGAAGGTCGACGTCGCGGGTCCCGGCTTCATCAACATCACGCTCGAGGCGGCGGCCGCGGGCGCCCTCGCGCGCACCATCGTCGACGCGGGCCCCGCGTACGGCCGGGGCACGACGCTCGCCGGGATCCGCATCAACCTCGAGTTCGTCTCCGCGAACCCGACCGGCCCCATCCACCTGGGCGGCGTCCGCTGGGCCGCCGTCGGCGACAGCCTCGCCCGCATCCTCCAGGCGGAGGGCGCGGACGTCACGCGCGAGTACTACTTCAACGACCACGGATCCCAGATCGACCGCTTCGCCCGCAGCCTCCTCGCGAGCCACCTCGGCGAGGAGACGCCCGAGGACGGCTACGGCGGCGCCTACATCGGCGAGATCGCCGAGCGCGTAGTGGAGGGGTACGACGGCGACATCGACGCGCTCTCCCGCGAGGAGCAGCAGGAGGTGTTCCGCAGCGCGGGCACCGAGCTGATGTTCGGCGAGATCAAGCAGAAGCTGCACGACTTCGGCGTGGACTTCGACGTGTTCTTCCACGAGGACTCGCTGCACGAGTCCGGCGCCGTCGACCGCGCCGTCGCGCGCCTGAGGGAGCTCGGCCACGTCTTCGAGGAGGACGGCGCCGTCTGGCTCCGCACCACGACCTTCGGCGACGACCGCGACCGCGTGGTCATCCGCTCGACCGGCGAGCCCGCCTACATCTCGGGCGACCTCGGCTACTACCTCGACAAGCGCGAGCGCGGCTTCGAGCAGAACATCATCATGCTGGGCGCCGACCACCACGGCTACGTCGGCCGCATGATGGCGATGGCCGAGGCGTTCGGCGACACCCCGGGCGTCAACCTGCAGATCCTCATCGGCCAGATGGTCAACCTCCTGCGCGACGGCGAGCCCGTGAAGATGAGCAAGCGCGCCGGCACGATCGTGACGCTCGACGACCTGGTCGACGCGGTTGGCGTCGACGCCGGCCGCTACTCCCTGGTGCGCTCCTCCGCCGACCAGAACCTCGACATCGACCTCGCGGTGCTCGGCAAGCGCACCAACGACAACCCCGTCTTCTACGTGCAGTACGCCCACGCGCGCACCTGCGCGGTGGACCGCAACGCGGCCGCGTCGGGCGTCGACCGGAGCGCGTTCGCGCCGGAGCTCCTCACGCACCCGACCGAGTCGGCCCTCCTCGGGCTCCTGCAGGAGTTCCCGCGCATTGTGGCGCAGGCCGCGGAGCTGCGCGAGCCGCACCGCGTCGCGCGCTACATCGAGGAGCTCGCGGGCTCCTACCACCGCTGGTACGACAGCTGCCGGGTCGTCCCGCGGGGCGACGAGGAGGTCACCGACCTGCATCGCACGCGCCTGTGGCTGAACGACGCGGTCCGGCAGGTGGTCGCCAACGGGCTCGACCTCGTGGGCGTCTCGGCCCCCGAGCGCATGTAG
- a CDS encoding transglutaminase-like domain-containing protein encodes MRRDVSSMLELQVSGESEMAFAVAVARGADIASEHLAFALDGRPIEAAEVVDRHDTRLHVLTTGAGVLTMEYRATVTGRRDPAPVDEVDLWIYRRPSRYCESDTLFPTARGEFRGLDGLPLLAAVRAFVAESLRYAPGSSLPTDGAVRTLLARRGVCRDYAHLVIAMLRALDVPARLAAVYAPGLSPMDFHAVAEAWVDGAWHVVDATGLAPRQSLLRISTGRDASDTAFLTNTRSLVTISRMEVLATVDELPVDDVAAPVRLG; translated from the coding sequence ATGCGCCGCGACGTCTCCTCCATGCTCGAGCTGCAGGTCTCCGGCGAGAGCGAGATGGCCTTCGCGGTCGCCGTCGCCCGCGGCGCCGACATCGCCTCCGAGCACCTCGCGTTCGCCCTCGACGGCCGGCCGATCGAGGCGGCCGAGGTGGTGGACCGGCACGACACCCGCCTGCACGTGCTGACGACCGGCGCGGGCGTGCTGACCATGGAGTACCGCGCCACCGTGACGGGCCGGCGGGATCCCGCCCCGGTCGACGAGGTGGACCTCTGGATCTACCGCCGCCCGAGCCGCTACTGCGAGTCGGACACGCTCTTCCCCACGGCGCGCGGCGAGTTCCGCGGCCTCGACGGCCTGCCCCTCCTCGCCGCCGTGCGCGCGTTCGTCGCGGAGTCGCTCCGGTACGCGCCCGGATCGAGCCTCCCGACCGACGGCGCCGTCCGCACTCTGCTCGCCCGCCGCGGCGTCTGCCGCGACTACGCCCACCTCGTGATCGCGATGCTCCGCGCGCTGGACGTGCCCGCGCGCCTGGCGGCCGTCTACGCGCCGGGCCTCAGCCCCATGGACTTCCACGCGGTCGCCGAGGCGTGGGTGGACGGCGCGTGGCACGTCGTCGACGCCACCGGGCTCGCGCCCCGCCAGAGCCTGCTGCGGATCTCCACGGGTCGCGACGCCTCCGACACCGCGTTCCTCACGAACACGCGGAGCCTCGTGACCATCTCCCGCATGGAGGTGCTGGCCACGGTCGACGAGCTGCCGGTCGACGACGTGGCCGCGCCCGTCCGCCTGGGCTGA